The Rhodococcus sp. X156 genome window below encodes:
- a CDS encoding NAD(P)H-binding protein, producing the protein MGRRLAAGSRSPRSGRRVAGSVNDMAENSSVVVVTGANGLVGAAVCRALVEREAQVRAIVRRPGSAPALPGVTEHVGDFADEGLARAVVQGADAVVTTVHPMGSSREAQHRVGVEGTALLARAARDAGAARFVHMSTAGVYDRSAGVGDVAEDGALLPEGSGDYPDTKNAADAALAQIAGLTTVLVRPPAILGAGETSVWNTLRPQQVRDGERRANPAKTWAWVHVDDLAALIADVATGTVATSDDPERGPEDGSVTPVIVAGEPATWRDYLGTVTDALGVEPEWTDEQVWTGQLRADRARGWGWAPRVGLAEAMAELRRSVTALE; encoded by the coding sequence ATGGGTCGGCGCCTGGCTGCCGGCAGTCGTTCGCCGCGCAGTGGGCGCCGTGTCGCTGGCAGTGTGAATGACATGGCTGAGAACTCTTCTGTCGTCGTGGTGACCGGTGCGAACGGACTGGTGGGTGCCGCGGTGTGCCGGGCGCTCGTCGAGCGGGAGGCACAGGTGCGCGCCATCGTCCGCCGTCCCGGCAGTGCTCCTGCACTCCCCGGTGTCACCGAGCACGTCGGCGACTTCGCCGACGAGGGCCTGGCCCGGGCAGTGGTCCAGGGTGCCGATGCGGTAGTCACGACGGTCCACCCGATGGGATCGTCGCGGGAGGCGCAGCACCGGGTGGGGGTCGAGGGGACGGCGTTGCTCGCTCGGGCTGCCCGGGACGCCGGCGCCGCCCGGTTCGTGCACATGTCGACGGCTGGGGTCTACGACCGCTCGGCGGGCGTCGGGGACGTGGCCGAGGACGGGGCGCTCCTGCCCGAGGGCAGCGGCGACTACCCCGACACCAAGAACGCCGCCGACGCCGCGCTGGCGCAGATCGCCGGGCTCACGACCGTGCTGGTCCGCCCGCCGGCGATCTTGGGTGCGGGTGAGACGTCCGTGTGGAACACGCTGCGCCCGCAACAGGTTCGAGACGGTGAACGCCGAGCGAATCCGGCGAAGACCTGGGCCTGGGTGCACGTCGACGACCTGGCGGCCCTGATCGCGGACGTCGCCACGGGCACCGTCGCGACCTCCGACGACCCGGAGCGAGGCCCCGAGGACGGGAGCGTGACGCCGGTCATCGTGGCGGGCGAGCCGGCGACGTGGCGGGACTACCTCGGCACCGTGACCGACGCGTTGGGCGTGGAGCCCGAGTGGACCGACGAGCAGGTCTGGACCGGGCAGCTCCGGGCCGACCGCGCACGGGGCTGGGGCTGGGCGCCGCGAGTGGGCCTTGCGGAGGCGATGGCAGAGCTGCGGCGGAGCGTGACGGCCCTCGAGTGA
- a CDS encoding TetR/AcrR family transcriptional regulator — protein MAEQYFAEHGITGSLDAIAKRAGVGAGTLYRHFPNREALLDALLRARAEELVSRREAIRAEVHDSTEALSQWLEALGNWATAFDGLPEPLRVALSEDTSPLALTCHGFVTTTDEFLAAAQQDGGARPEVRGRDLFLAVLATSWVGGAAMADESSSAALNAMMRGGWELPRPSST, from the coding sequence GTGGCCGAGCAGTACTTCGCCGAGCACGGGATCACCGGATCCCTGGACGCCATCGCCAAGCGGGCCGGCGTGGGCGCCGGGACCCTCTACCGACATTTCCCGAACCGGGAAGCGCTGCTCGACGCACTGCTCAGAGCACGTGCGGAAGAGCTGGTGTCGCGTCGTGAGGCGATCCGCGCGGAGGTGCACGACTCCACCGAGGCCCTGTCTCAGTGGCTGGAGGCGCTCGGGAACTGGGCCACCGCGTTCGACGGACTGCCAGAGCCGCTGCGGGTGGCCCTGTCCGAGGACACGAGCCCGCTGGCCCTCACCTGCCACGGCTTCGTCACGACCACCGACGAGTTCCTCGCCGCAGCGCAGCAGGACGGTGGCGCGCGGCCGGAGGTACGCGGTAGGGACCTGTTCCTCGCCGTGCTCGCGACGAGCTGGGTGGGCGGAGCGGCCATGGCCGACGAGTCCTCGAGCGCGGCCCTCAATGCCATGATGAGGGGCGGCTGGGAGCTCCCCCGGCCCTCCTCCACTTAG
- a CDS encoding TerD family protein: MTVTQPLRRGSGVDLVALVLGQPGERRADSDLVFFNQREHPAGIASCLPDPAPGVSALAVNLARARHHDARVVVAASGDAAPFDAAVPVVVTVTTGQHQVVLDAELHPAGGETALVLLELYRRGEVWKVRAVGQGYPTGLQGLVTDYGFEVDAPPDPPPVPPAVPRPPGPRWAAPRPDHASRSLPPAPPLPQPPGFGQPPPVIDPSCCPRCRRPYSRWISLSRDANRCKHCVEGDRQQVSGWVSRVAAILPAAVPTDLRSLWADIGRAGVDPAEVRRALRPIALAHLRAQVGIAFADGIIEDRELDQFDAWVGELRVGSDAEVASLRMRMVRGQYLSRLEAGDLPRISAAGLHLASADMVHLDVHQATYIRMYAGGPRHHQGRLVITRGGVTFTGVSGHTYPWQRAVSAYSSGGTLVVSTTLVRGEYLYHVPDAELAAAMATGALRLSQRLVLAPGQDTRRIPQLVRTAVWQRDGGACVQCQSTNCLEYDHVIPYSRGGATSEANLQLLCRACNAVKGARI; the protein is encoded by the coding sequence GTGACCGTCACCCAGCCACTTCGGCGGGGCAGCGGGGTCGATCTGGTGGCGCTGGTGCTCGGCCAGCCCGGCGAGCGCCGTGCCGATTCTGACCTCGTGTTCTTCAACCAGCGCGAGCACCCCGCCGGCATTGCTTCGTGCCTTCCTGATCCGGCGCCGGGGGTCAGTGCGCTGGCGGTGAACCTCGCAAGGGCGCGCCACCACGATGCGCGGGTGGTGGTCGCCGCATCCGGCGACGCTGCGCCGTTCGACGCCGCTGTTCCGGTGGTGGTGACCGTGACGACGGGTCAACACCAGGTCGTGCTGGACGCCGAGCTGCACCCGGCTGGCGGCGAGACTGCGCTGGTCCTGCTCGAGCTCTACCGCCGGGGCGAGGTGTGGAAGGTACGTGCCGTTGGCCAGGGCTACCCGACCGGCCTGCAGGGCCTGGTGACCGACTACGGGTTTGAGGTCGACGCACCGCCGGACCCGCCGCCCGTGCCACCTGCCGTGCCACGACCGCCGGGGCCAAGATGGGCGGCGCCACGCCCGGACCACGCGTCGCGTTCGCTCCCGCCCGCCCCACCACTCCCGCAGCCGCCGGGATTCGGGCAGCCGCCGCCGGTCATCGACCCAAGCTGCTGCCCCCGTTGCAGACGCCCCTACAGTCGCTGGATATCACTGAGCCGCGACGCCAACCGGTGCAAGCACTGCGTCGAGGGGGACCGCCAGCAGGTGTCGGGGTGGGTCTCTCGGGTGGCAGCGATCCTGCCGGCTGCGGTGCCGACGGACCTGCGGTCGTTGTGGGCAGACATCGGCCGTGCCGGGGTCGACCCTGCGGAGGTGCGTCGAGCCCTGCGTCCGATCGCCCTGGCGCACTTGCGGGCTCAGGTGGGGATCGCCTTCGCCGACGGGATCATCGAGGACCGTGAGCTGGACCAGTTCGACGCCTGGGTCGGCGAGCTGCGCGTTGGCAGTGATGCCGAGGTGGCTTCCCTGCGGATGCGGATGGTGCGCGGTCAGTACCTGTCCCGGCTAGAGGCGGGCGACCTGCCCAGAATCTCAGCAGCTGGTCTGCACCTGGCCAGCGCCGACATGGTGCACCTGGACGTTCATCAGGCCACCTACATCCGGATGTACGCCGGCGGCCCCCGCCATCACCAGGGGCGCCTGGTCATCACGCGCGGGGGCGTCACCTTCACCGGCGTCTCCGGGCACACGTACCCCTGGCAGAGGGCCGTCAGTGCATATTCCTCCGGTGGAACCCTCGTCGTCAGCACGACCCTGGTGCGGGGGGAGTACCTCTACCACGTGCCCGACGCGGAGCTCGCCGCCGCCATGGCGACCGGGGCGCTGCGGTTGTCGCAGCGGCTCGTGCTCGCCCCAGGGCAAGACACCCGTCGGATCCCCCAGCTGGTGCGAACGGCGGTCTGGCAGCGCGACGGCGGTGCCTGCGTGCAGTGCCAGAGCACCAATTGTCTCGAGTACGACCACGTCATCCCGTACTCGCGGGGCGGCGCCACCTCGGAGGCCAACCTGCAGCTCCTCTGCCGGGCCTGCAACGCAGTCAAGGGCGCCCGGATCTAG
- a CDS encoding GrpB family protein: MRFHRVAGHLRAALEDVPSAVVEHVGSTSVPGLCAKPIIGVGPGRGGAAAHLAAQRSHWLRA; encoded by the coding sequence CTGCGGTTCCACCGCGTCGCCGGACACCTCCGTGCCGCCCTCGAGGACGTGCCTTCCGCCGTCGTCGAGCACGTGGGTTCGACGTCGGTACCCGGCCTCTGCGCGAAGCCGATCATCGGAGTCGGACCTGGCCGCGGAGGAGCGGCTGCGCATCTTGCGGCTCAACGATCCCACTGGCTAAGAGCGTGA
- a CDS encoding DHA2 family efflux MFS transporter permease subunit → MASTFTVLLNEMMLGVALPTLITDLGITPTTGQWLTTGYLLTLAVLIPATGFVMRRWHLRTIFLGAMSLFTVGTAIAAVAPGFGVLFAGRIIQAAGTAVFLPLLMTTAMRLVPVARRGAVMAIVTAVPAVAPAVGPALSGVVLSALSWRWLFILMLPVAVLALGLGALKLRNITTPEPVTLDVLSLVLSAVGFGALLYGLASIGESVSGHAPVAPYVPIAVGLAGIAAFVLRQVTLQRSSNALLDMRVFRSRSFTLALLVMLVIAMIGFGSLIVLPLILTSVLGLSTLSLGLFLVPGGAAISLVSALGGRVYDRVGPRPLAIPGALVWTASLWFLSTVDEDTAVGTALVAYLVMSASQALMWAPMTTTALAGLRADLYPHGTAAFTTIQQLAGAAGGAVLISAYTIGSDAAGAGTLTLAQAESAGQAAFVTAAVIGLGAVVGTLFVGRSSVPAEATAPDLT, encoded by the coding sequence ATGGCCTCGACGTTCACCGTCCTGCTCAACGAGATGATGCTCGGGGTCGCGCTGCCGACCCTGATCACTGACCTCGGCATCACCCCCACCACCGGTCAGTGGCTGACCACCGGCTACCTGCTGACGCTGGCGGTGCTCATCCCGGCCACCGGGTTCGTGATGCGGCGGTGGCACCTGCGCACGATCTTCCTGGGCGCGATGTCGCTGTTCACGGTGGGGACGGCGATAGCTGCCGTCGCTCCGGGATTCGGCGTCCTGTTCGCCGGCCGGATCATCCAGGCGGCTGGTACCGCCGTCTTCCTTCCTCTGCTGATGACCACCGCCATGCGTCTGGTCCCCGTCGCCCGGCGCGGCGCGGTGATGGCGATCGTCACGGCCGTGCCGGCCGTGGCGCCGGCGGTCGGCCCCGCGTTGTCGGGAGTGGTGCTGTCGGCGCTGAGCTGGCGGTGGCTCTTCATCCTCATGCTGCCGGTCGCCGTTCTCGCGCTGGGGCTCGGGGCGCTCAAGCTCCGGAACATCACCACCCCTGAGCCCGTCACTCTCGACGTGCTGTCCCTGGTGCTCTCCGCCGTCGGCTTCGGCGCACTGCTCTACGGGCTGGCGTCGATCGGCGAGTCGGTCTCGGGTCACGCACCCGTCGCCCCTTACGTCCCGATCGCGGTGGGGCTGGCCGGCATCGCGGCCTTCGTCCTGCGCCAAGTCACCCTGCAGCGGTCGAGCAACGCCCTGCTGGACATGCGCGTCTTCCGGTCGCGCTCGTTCACGCTAGCGCTGCTGGTGATGCTCGTGATCGCGATGATCGGCTTCGGCAGCCTGATCGTGCTGCCCTTGATCCTGACCAGCGTCCTCGGCCTGAGCACGCTGTCCCTCGGCCTGTTCCTGGTGCCGGGCGGTGCGGCCATCTCGCTCGTCTCGGCCCTGGGCGGGCGCGTGTACGACCGCGTCGGCCCCCGACCACTGGCGATTCCCGGCGCGCTCGTCTGGACGGCATCGCTGTGGTTCCTCAGCACCGTGGACGAGGACACCGCCGTCGGGACGGCCCTGGTGGCCTACCTGGTCATGTCCGCTTCCCAGGCCCTGATGTGGGCGCCGATGACGACGACGGCGCTGGCGGGGTTGCGCGCCGATCTCTACCCGCACGGCACCGCGGCCTTCACGACGATCCAGCAGCTTGCCGGTGCCGCGGGCGGGGCCGTGCTGATCTCCGCTTACACCATCGGCTCCGACGCCGCGGGCGCCGGCACGCTGACCCTCGCCCAGGCCGAGTCCGCGGGACAGGCCGCCTTCGTCACCGCGGCAGTCATCGGCCTCGGCGCGGTCGTCGGCACCCTCTTCGTGGGCCGGTCGTCGGTGCCCGCCGAGGCGACCGCTCCTGACCTGACCTGA
- a CDS encoding NtaA/DmoA family FMN-dependent monooxygenase (This protein belongs to a clade of FMN-dependent monooxygenases, within a broader family of flavin-dependent oxidoreductases, the luciferase-like monooxygenase (LMM) family, some of whose members use coenzyme F420 rather than FMN.), with protein MPTPQMLLAIQMANGYGSQPGSWRMPGVDPSSYTDMDVFARHVQVAERGKIQLVFLADTPALENDIERGVPNHAIDPLVVLTTMARATERIGLVATASTTLNEPYTIARQFKALDVASHGRAGWNAVPTSLPAAAANYGVTLPPRAEKYERLHEVIQIVQALWGSWGPDAWVRDVAGRRFADTSQIQPVNLQGRHVSSRGPLPIPPSEQGQPVVFQAGGGSNGLEVAARYASGVYANPFTIEEGRAHRAALRAAAESVGRDPDEVKLFAGFMPSIAPSRRAALDRRRQLDEVVDLDQRVTYLGAMLGLRLTPNQIDEPLTPQQLAAARPSPGDPRSPHALEVAREGWTLRDVLAHGVIDYHPVVPGTAADVADHMQEWFEAGACDGFSLAIDVYADGIEAFVDQVVPLLQERGLFHHDYEGATLRDHLGAPAQYGLDPRLAGAAHASS; from the coding sequence ATGCCCACCCCGCAGATGCTCCTGGCCATCCAGATGGCCAACGGCTACGGCTCCCAGCCCGGCTCCTGGCGCATGCCCGGAGTCGACCCGTCGAGCTACACCGACATGGACGTCTTCGCGCGGCACGTGCAGGTGGCGGAGCGGGGGAAGATCCAGCTGGTCTTCCTGGCCGACACGCCGGCGCTCGAGAACGACATCGAGCGGGGCGTGCCGAACCACGCCATCGACCCGCTGGTGGTCCTGACCACGATGGCGCGGGCCACCGAGCGCATCGGCCTGGTGGCGACGGCCTCCACGACGCTGAACGAGCCGTACACGATCGCCCGCCAGTTCAAGGCGCTGGACGTGGCCAGCCACGGTCGCGCCGGCTGGAACGCCGTCCCGACCTCGCTCCCAGCTGCGGCCGCGAACTACGGCGTGACGCTCCCGCCCCGCGCCGAGAAGTACGAACGCCTCCACGAGGTCATCCAGATCGTCCAGGCGCTGTGGGGGAGCTGGGGGCCCGACGCCTGGGTCCGTGACGTCGCCGGTCGGCGGTTCGCCGACACCAGCCAGATTCAGCCGGTGAACCTGCAGGGGCGTCACGTCTCCTCCCGCGGCCCGCTGCCCATCCCCCCGTCGGAGCAGGGGCAGCCGGTCGTCTTTCAGGCCGGTGGGGGAAGCAACGGGCTCGAGGTGGCCGCGCGCTACGCCAGCGGTGTGTACGCCAACCCGTTCACGATCGAGGAGGGCCGGGCGCACCGCGCGGCGCTGCGGGCGGCCGCCGAGAGCGTCGGCCGCGATCCCGACGAGGTCAAGCTGTTCGCCGGGTTCATGCCCAGCATCGCGCCGTCCCGGCGGGCCGCCCTGGACCGGCGCCGGCAGCTGGACGAGGTCGTCGACCTCGACCAGCGGGTGACCTATCTCGGCGCCATGCTCGGGCTGCGCCTGACGCCCAACCAGATCGACGAGCCGCTCACCCCGCAGCAGCTCGCCGCCGCGCGACCCAGCCCGGGGGACCCGCGCTCGCCGCACGCTCTGGAGGTCGCCCGCGAGGGCTGGACGCTGCGCGACGTCCTCGCCCACGGCGTCATCGACTACCACCCGGTCGTGCCCGGCACGGCCGCCGACGTCGCCGACCACATGCAGGAGTGGTTCGAGGCCGGGGCCTGCGACGGCTTCTCCCTGGCGATCGACGTCTACGCCGACGGAATCGAGGCCTTCGTCGACCAGGTCGTCCCGCTGCTCCAGGAGCGGGGCCTGTTCCACCACGACTACGAGGGCGCCACCCTGCGCGACCACCTCGGCGCTCCCGCCCAGTACGGACTGGATCCGCGACTCGCCGGAGCGGCGCACGCGTCGAGCTGA
- the add gene encoding adenosine deaminase, with protein MNSDKTVENFIAQVPKCELHLHIEGTLEGELVFELARRNGIEMPYADAAEMKRENPFNDLTSFLVGYYRNMQVLVTEQDFYDLATAYFTKAASQKVRYVEIFFDPQAHTSRGVEFSTVVRGLRRAIVDARRTLDLHAELIMCFLRDFSAEYAMATLMESLPYKDWIIGVGLDSDERGNPPVKFEQVFARARAEGYLLTMHCDVDQPGTLDHIRQALDVIGVDRIDHGVNILDDPALLAEVVERGIGLTVCPISNSFVRGSVWEGATKRLLDAGVQVSVHSDDPAYFDGYVGECLLRVHEETPLTIEEAATLARNAFKTAWLPATLRAQFLAEIDAALPA; from the coding sequence ATGAACAGCGACAAGACCGTGGAGAACTTCATCGCCCAGGTGCCCAAGTGCGAGCTGCACCTGCACATCGAGGGCACCCTGGAGGGTGAGCTCGTGTTCGAGCTGGCCCGGCGCAACGGCATCGAGATGCCTTACGCCGACGCCGCGGAGATGAAGCGGGAGAACCCCTTCAACGACCTGACCAGCTTCCTGGTCGGCTACTACCGCAACATGCAGGTGCTGGTCACCGAGCAGGACTTCTACGACCTGGCCACGGCCTACTTCACCAAGGCCGCCTCGCAGAAGGTGCGCTACGTCGAGATCTTCTTCGACCCCCAGGCGCACACCTCCCGCGGCGTGGAGTTCAGCACCGTCGTCCGCGGGCTGCGCCGAGCCATCGTGGACGCGCGTCGCACGCTGGACCTGCACGCCGAGCTGATCATGTGCTTCCTCCGCGACTTCTCCGCCGAGTACGCGATGGCCACGCTGATGGAGTCGCTGCCGTACAAGGACTGGATCATCGGGGTGGGCCTGGACTCCGACGAGCGGGGCAACCCGCCGGTGAAGTTCGAGCAGGTCTTCGCCCGGGCCCGCGCCGAGGGCTACCTGCTGACCATGCACTGCGACGTCGACCAGCCCGGCACGCTCGACCACATCCGGCAGGCGCTGGACGTCATCGGCGTCGACCGCATCGACCACGGCGTGAACATCCTGGACGACCCCGCGCTGCTCGCCGAGGTTGTCGAGCGCGGCATCGGGCTCACCGTCTGCCCCATCTCCAACAGCTTCGTGCGTGGCTCCGTCTGGGAGGGCGCCACCAAGCGGCTCCTGGACGCGGGTGTGCAGGTGAGCGTGCACTCCGACGACCCCGCCTACTTCGACGGCTACGTCGGTGAGTGCCTGCTGCGCGTGCACGAAGAGACGCCGCTGACCATCGAGGAGGCGGCGACGTTGGCCCGCAACGCCTTCAAGACCGCGTGGCTGCCGGCGACGCTGCGGGCGCAGTTCCTCGCCGAGATCGACGCCGCGCTGCCGGCCTGA
- a CDS encoding NAD(P)-binding domain-containing protein encodes MSDLPVVVVGAGPVGLAAAAELRERGLTPLVLERGSAAGAAVAEWNHVRLFSRWSEVIDPAARRLLDQTGWNAPDDDAYPTGLQWAREYLDPLAAALGDAVQLDTEVIGVARRGRDRVVDAGRDTEPLSVHLRRADGTEERIFAQAVIDASGTWGTPNPLGGEGLPALGEKTAADAITYRVPNLDDPTVRAQHAGQHTVIAGSGHSALTAIIALAELEHEAPGTRITWVLRRGDVAATFGGGQADQLPARGALGIKAKKAVDDGLLHVVTGFRTTAVERTGENRVALLSDAGQRIDDVDRVVVLTGFRPELSWLSEIRLGLDPVLQAPVDLAPLIDPNEHSCGTVYPHGAKELSHPEPGFYLVGMKSYGRAPTFLAMTGYEQVRSIAAAIAGDHEAAARVELTLPETGVCGGAGVFEEPDADAPTGGGCCGTSAPELLTLSVPGPGR; translated from the coding sequence ATGAGTGACTTGCCGGTGGTTGTGGTGGGAGCCGGTCCGGTCGGGCTCGCCGCAGCAGCCGAGCTGCGCGAGCGCGGACTCACCCCCCTGGTTCTCGAGCGCGGTTCCGCAGCGGGCGCGGCTGTGGCCGAGTGGAACCACGTGCGACTGTTCTCCCGCTGGTCGGAGGTCATCGACCCCGCCGCGCGGCGACTGCTCGACCAGACCGGCTGGAACGCTCCCGACGACGATGCCTACCCCACAGGCCTGCAGTGGGCCCGCGAGTACCTCGACCCGCTCGCCGCTGCGCTCGGCGACGCCGTGCAGCTCGACACCGAGGTCATCGGCGTCGCCCGCCGCGGACGCGACCGGGTGGTCGACGCCGGCCGCGACACCGAGCCACTCTCCGTCCACCTCCGCCGGGCCGACGGCACCGAGGAGCGGATCTTCGCGCAGGCGGTGATCGACGCCTCCGGCACCTGGGGCACCCCGAACCCGCTGGGCGGCGAGGGACTGCCCGCCCTCGGCGAGAAGACCGCCGCCGACGCGATCACCTACCGCGTGCCCAACCTCGACGACCCGACCGTGCGTGCCCAGCACGCCGGCCAACACACCGTGATCGCCGGCAGCGGACACTCCGCCCTGACCGCGATCATCGCCCTCGCCGAGCTCGAGCACGAGGCGCCCGGCACCCGCATCACCTGGGTCCTGCGTCGCGGCGACGTCGCCGCGACGTTCGGCGGCGGCCAGGCCGACCAGCTGCCCGCCCGTGGAGCACTGGGAATCAAGGCGAAGAAGGCCGTCGACGACGGGCTCCTGCACGTCGTCACCGGCTTTCGCACCACCGCGGTGGAGCGCACGGGCGAGAACCGGGTGGCCCTGCTCTCCGACGCTGGTCAGCGGATCGACGACGTCGACCGCGTCGTGGTGCTGACCGGGTTCCGCCCCGAGCTGTCCTGGCTGTCGGAGATCCGCCTGGGGCTCGACCCGGTGTTGCAGGCGCCGGTCGACCTGGCTCCGCTGATCGACCCGAACGAGCACTCCTGCGGCACCGTGTACCCGCACGGCGCCAAGGAGCTGAGCCACCCCGAGCCCGGCTTCTACCTGGTGGGGATGAAGTCCTACGGCCGCGCACCGACGTTCCTGGCGATGACCGGGTACGAGCAGGTCCGCAGCATCGCCGCCGCGATCGCCGGCGACCACGAGGCTGCGGCCCGGGTTGAGCTGACGCTGCCCGAAACCGGGGTCTGCGGCGGCGCTGGGGTGTTCGAGGAGCCCGACGCCGACGCCCCCACAGGTGGTGGGTGCTGTGGCACGTCTGCACCGGAGCTGCTCACCCTCTCCGTGCCTGGCCCCGGCCGGTAA